A single window of Sporomusaceae bacterium DNA harbors:
- a CDS encoding metallophosphoesterase gives MNPKIYITGDTHGMIDSPKLNLESFPVQTLLTRQDYVIIAGDFGGVWTGTNQDDEVLDWYSEKRFTVLFVDGNHEGFDALERYPIEDWNGGKVHRIRPNVLHLMRGQVFDLGGMKFFVFGGALSVDKVYRQAHVSWWPQEIPSKAEEDEALRNLERHNFMVDFVVTHTAPTHISENLAQFQIDDPTCRILDRFEQLINYKKWYFGHYHRDVDINGQFVALFNRVVIVQLFEGG, from the coding sequence ATGAACCCCAAAATTTATATTACAGGGGATACCCATGGAATGATCGATTCCCCAAAACTCAACCTTGAATCTTTTCCAGTCCAAACTCTACTTACTCGGCAAGATTATGTTATTATCGCCGGTGATTTTGGCGGTGTCTGGACGGGAACAAACCAGGACGATGAGGTTCTTGATTGGTACAGCGAAAAACGCTTTACAGTGCTTTTTGTTGATGGAAATCATGAGGGGTTCGATGCTTTGGAACGTTATCCGATAGAGGATTGGAACGGCGGTAAAGTGCACCGCATTCGGCCAAACGTGCTTCATCTGATGAGGGGTCAGGTATTTGACCTTGGTGGTATGAAGTTCTTCGTTTTCGGTGGAGCGTTATCTGTAGATAAAGTATACCGCCAGGCCCATGTATCTTGGTGGCCGCAGGAAATACCGTCGAAAGCGGAAGAAGATGAAGCTTTGAGGAACCTTGAAAGGCACAACTTCATGGTCGATTTTGTCGTCACTCATACAGCGCCAACCCATATCAGCGAAAATTTGGCCCAGTTTCAAATAGATGATCCCACTTGCCGTATACTGGACCGGTTTGAACAGCTAATAAACTATAAGAAATGGTATTTTGGTCATTATCACAGAGATGTTGATATAAACGGCCAATTCGTAGCGCTTTTTAATCGGGTTGTGATAGTACAGCTTTTTGAGGGGGGTTAA